The Bifidobacterium asteroides genomic interval GCAGAACGAAATCGACCTGCGCTATGCCGACGCCCTGACCACCTCCGACAACATCATGACCTTCCGGACCGTGGTCAAGGAGATCTCCCTGGAGCGGGGGATCTACGCCAGCTTCATGCCCAAGCCCTTCACCGACCAGCCTGGATCGGGCATGCATACCCATCTGAGCCTGTTCGAGGGGGACACCAACGCCTTCTACGAGGTAGGCCAGGAGTTCAACATGTCCCAGACGGCCCGGCAGTTCGCCGCCGGCATCCTGGCCCATGCGGCCGAGATCTGCGCGGTGACCGACCAGTATGTCAACTCCTACAAGCGTCTCTGGGGCGGGGCCGAGGCGCCCAGCTACGTCTGCTGGGGGCACAACAACCGGTCCGCCCTCCTGCGCATACCCCAGTACAAGCCCGGCAAGGGCAACTCGGCCAGGATGGAGTTCCGCGGGCTGGATCCGGGGGCCAACCCCTATCTGGCCTATTCGGTGCTGCTGGCTGCCGGCCTGGACGGGATCGAGCAGAAGATGACCCTGTGCGAGCCCACCAGCGATGATGTCTGGGAGCTGACCGACGCCGAGCGGCAGGCCATGGGCATCGAGCCCCTGCCTGACAGTCTGGACGCGGCGCTCAAGGTCATGGAGAAGTCGGACTTCGTGGCTCAGGTGCTTGGCGAGCAGACCTTTGAATACTTCCTGCGCAACAAGCACCGGGAGTGGGCCGGATACAGCCGGCAGGTCACCCCCTACGAGCTGGCCTACTACCTGCCCAGGCTTTGAAACCGGGGCTCACTGGTCCGATCGGCCGAACCAGTTGTTGTAGATGATGACGAAGTTGCGGTTGCCGTAGCTCGAGCAGCGGTCGCCTTCGCCGTCGCCTGCCTGCAACGCTGCCTCGTTGGGCTGGTAGGGCGTATAGATGTAGAGCAGGGCGGTGGCGTCGTTCTCGATGTAGACCTTGCCGCTGCCGCAGGAGGCATCGGGGCTGAAGCGCACATCGTTCAGGGCCTTGGTCTGGTAGGAATACTGGTCCCGATGGGCCTGGTAGTAGCGGAATCGGTGGGCGGCCCCGTAGACCTGATTGAAGAATCCGGCATAGCGGGTGTCGCAGTCTGCATCGTCTGGGCAGGAGAGGCCCATGGCCGACTTGAGCTGGACCTGTGTGGGGGACTGGTTGGTGGCCACAAGATGCTGCTCCTTTTGCAGCATGGTCAGGAGGACCTTCTGGCTGATTCCACAGGAGCGGGCGGCACCGTCGATGATCTGAGCCGCGCTCTGCCTCTTGCCGCCCTTGTAGGCATCACATAGACCGTCACCGGGACGGTCGGGGACATCCATCTGCAGGCTGCGCAGGCAGGTGGATCCGCTGCATGAGGCCTCATGCTTGTTTAAAAAGTCCTGGACATCGTCGGCGTTCATATCGACGGTGTCATGGAAGCGGTGATCGGTGATGATTTTGCCTGGATTGAAAACGTACTCCTGGGACAGCTCCTCCTGGTGGCGGATGACGCGGCCGACCATCAGCCGGTAGGAGACGAAGCGGACGGCCAGGATGCACAGGGCGACCACCAGGACTATGGCCATCAGGGCGGCCCCCAGGGTCTGCGCGCGGCGGAGGGTCATCCGTCCGCGTTTGGTGCTGCCCCTGCGTGATCGTCCCGATGGTTTCGTGCTCATGGCTTTCCTTCCAGCACCTTCCTGATCCGTTGCAGGCTGACAGGGATGGCCGTCCCCAGCTCCTGGGCCCAGATGGAGACAAAGTACTCCTCCATCATCCAACGTCCCCTTCGCGCACGGTCCATGGCCTGGTCTCGTCCGGGACCGGCGGGCAGGGCCTGGGCCGCCTTGGCCGCCTGGTCCACCAGATCCTGGGCGGTCTGCGCCTGCCATGCCCATCGTACGTCACGGTCCTTGTCCCTGCGGGCCTTGTTCAGGCGCATCAGGTCCGCCTTCAGATATGTGCGCAGGCGGGGAAGGGCGTAGGGCGGGTCGGCGCCGATGAAACCCTTGGCCACCAATCCGCCGGCGTGCTGGCGGATCCACTGCAGGACCGAGAGCAGGGGAAGATCGGCCGGGCCAGACACGGCCTTGTCCACCTGGGCCGAGGTCTCCAGAATGGCGACAACATCCTTGGCCACCTGGTAGACGGTGTCCTCGTAGACCTGGCTGACGCCGGCCACAGCCTCTTGCAGGGACCGGTCGTCGGTGATGGCCTCGGTGTGGGGGATCAGGCGCTTGACAGCAGCCATCTGCAGGTCTTCGGCAAGGGCGGAGGTGTCCGGGTAGGGGGCCGAGGCCAGCATCAGGGTCTCCCGGCTCAGCCAGCGCGAGGAGATCCTTTGGGCAGGCAGGTGGAGCTTGCCCAGGGCGGCCTGCCAGATCAGCTCCTCTCGCGGTTTGGTGGTGGCGCCGGACTGGTGAAGCAGGTCGGCGCTCTTGACCACCTGGCCCTGTCGGGCGGCCTTGCTGGCCTGGGAGTCAACCCGGGACCGGGCCGACTGCCGGGCCTGTCCGGCCAGGTCGCGCTGCAGGTCGGTCAGGGACTTGGACCTGCCCAGGACCTTGGGATGGCCGTGGCGCCGTTTCTCCTCCACCTGGAAGGTGGGCCGCAGGTAGTCGGGCAGTCGTTCCAGCCTGTCCTGGGTGAAGACCTCCGGGTGCAGCTGGGCTCCGACCGTGTCTATGGCCGCGGCGGTGAAGGCCTGCTCGAAGTCCGGCCAGCCCTCGGCGGGGATGGCTTCTGCACCGGTTTCGTCCCCGGACGCAGACTGCTGGTCAGCCGATCCGTAGGTGGCCTGCTCTGCCGAGTCAGGATCGGCGCCGGGCAGCAGGGGATAGTGGCCGTCTATCCAGGCGCGGATGGTCCGGGCGGCGTCAGGGGCGGGTACGAACTGGACCCGCAGGGCCTTGGGCAGGGACTTGATGGTGGCTGTGATCAGATCGTCCAGGAGGCCGGGCACGGTCCAGCTGAACTGTCCGGGCGTCAGCTGGTTCAGGCAGTGCAGGGGAATGTGGACCGTGATGCCGTCGTCCGGCTCTCCCGGCTGATAGCGGTAGGTCAGGGGCAGATCCATGGGCCGGCCGTCGGTGCCCAGGGTGTGCCAGTGGTCGGGGTAGTCTCCGGGTCGGTAGGAGGCGGACTGGTCGTTCAGGCGCTCCACCTTGTCAGGGTCGAAGTCCAGCAGGTGGGGGTCCGCATCGTGGTGCCGCCGCCACCAAGAGCCCAGTGCGGCCAGGGAAGTGGCCTCCTGGGGGATGCGCTCCTGGTAGAAGTCGTAGAGGTCCTCCTCGGTGACGGCGCCGGTCACCTGGCGGGTTCTGCTGGTCCGCTCACCGGCCTCGCTGAGCACCTGCCGGTTGGCCTGGATGAAGCCGTCATGCGGGAAGCGCTCGCGCACGTCACCTTGGACCAGGCCCTGGCGTATCAGCATGTCCCTGGCCTGGCCGGGGTTGATCCGGGCCCACTGGACCGTCCTGTCGCGCACGATGGGCAGGCCGTAGAGCAGGACCTTGGAAGTTGCGACCGCGGCACCACGGGAAGCCGACCAGTGGGGTTCGGCGTAGGTGGTCCTGGTCAGGGACTTGGCCAGGGGCTCGGCCCAGGCCGGATTGATGGCCGCGCAGCAGCGAGCCCAGAGCCGGGAGGTCTCCACCAGCTCGGCGGCCATGATCCAGGGCGGATTGGCCTTGGAGAGCGCAGATCCGGGGAAGATGGCGAAATGCGTGCCGCGCGCCCCCTGGTAGTCGTTCTTGGCCTGCCGGCGCGCCCGCTTCATGGCCTTGGCCCGGGCCGCGCCATGCAGGCCGGCGAAATCGGAGGCCTTGGGCTCGTGGATCACCTGCATGCCCAGGCTGGAGAGCAGGCCGGCCAGCATGGAACGATGGATGCCCTGGTCGTCCCAGGAGCAGACCAGGGCGTGTGCCGCCTGCTGCCCTATAGGCAGGGCCAGCAGAGCCTGGTCCGGACCCTTGACGGGGACGGGGGAGCCTACCTTCATGTGCAGGCCCCGGCACATCTGGGCCAGCTGCCGGTAGAGGTCATGCCACTGCCGCATGCGCAGGAAGGCCATGTACTCCTGCTTGCAGGCCTTGCGCAGGGCCCCGTTGGATGGCTCCTTGTCCTGCGGGAAGAAGCGGTTCCAGATGTTCAGGGCGGTCAGGAAGTCGCTGGAGGGGTCCTCGTAGCGGGCATGGATCCTGTCGGCCTCCTCGCGCTTCTCCTCCGGGCGCTCGCGAGGGTCCTGCAGGGAGAGGAAGGCCACGACCACCAGAACGGCGGCCAGGGTGTCCGGGGTGGCGTCCTGGCCGGCCTGCAGGATCATTCTGCCCAGACGGATGTCGATGGGGATCCTGGCCAGCCGTCGTCCCAGATTGGTCAGCCGGATGAGGCCCTGCCGGCGGGAGATGGCCTGCAGCTCGGTCAGCTCCCGCAGACCGTCGCTGACCGCACGGGTGTCGGGCGGATCGATGAAGCCGAAGTCGGTGACGTCCTCGGCCGTATGGGCCACGCCCACCGAGAGCATGTGCAGGATGACTGAACCCAGGGAGGTGCGCAGGATCTCAGGATCGGTGAACTTGGGACGGGTGTCATAGTCATCCTTGGCATACAGACGAATGGCGATGCCGTCGGCCACGCGCCCGCAGCGACCAGCCCGCTGATCGGCTGAAGCTTGGGAGATAGGTTCGATGGGCAGGCGCTGGACCTTGGCCGACTTGGAGTAGCGGCTGATCCTGGCCAGTCCCGGATCCACCACGTAACGGATGCCCGGCACCGTCAGGGAGGTTTCGGCCACGTTGGTGGCGATGACGATGCGCTGATGGCCGTGGCGTTCGAAGACCCGGTGCTGTTCCTTGGCCGACAGGCGGGCGAAGAGGGGGATGATCTCCAGGGCGTCCGGACGGCGCATGTCGGAGGTCCGAGGGCCGAAGTGCCGTCGCAGGGCGGTCTCGTACTCGCGGATATCGCGTTCTCCGGCGGCGAAGACCAGGATGTCCCTAGGGCCGTCCACGTGGGTGGAGTGGATGACCAGCTCGGCGCAGGCCCGGGCCACCGCCTGGGGCATGTCCGGCTCCTCCCTGTCCGGTCCCTCCTTCTCGGAGTCGAACCCGGGGACATGCCGCATCAGGGCAGGGGCCGACCCAGCAGGCTCGTAGAGGGTCTGGACCGGATAGGTGCGGCCGGAGACCTCCAGCACGGGCACCTGGGTGTGCAGGGCCTTGGCGAAGTGGTTGCGGAACTTGACCGAATCAATGGTGGCCGAGGTGATGATCAACTTCAGATCGGGCCGTTTGGGCAGCAGGGCGGTCAGATACCCCAGCAGAAAGTCGATGTTCAGGCTGCGCTCGTGGGCCTCGTCGATGATGATGGTGTCGTAGGCCCGCAGCTGCGGATCGCCCTGGATCTGCGCCAGGAGGATGCCGTCGGTGACCACTCGCAGACGGGTGCTTCGGCTGGACTTATCGGTGAATCGCACCTGGTAGCCGATCTGATCGCCCAGCCTGGTGCCCGTCTCCGAGGCGATGCGCTCGGCCACGGTTCTGGCGGCGATCCTTCTGGGCTGGGTGTGCACAATCTGGCGGCCGTGGTCGCCGCGACCCATTTCCAGGAGGATCTTGGGGATCTGGGTGGTTTTGCCCGAGCCGGTCTGGCCCGAGACGATGACCACCTGGGAGGACTGCACGGCATGGACGATGTCCTCCTTGGCCGCGCTGATGGGCAGCTCGGCAGGATACTCGAACCTCATGCCCGGCCCACCTCGATGATCCGGTAGCCCTTGGACGAGGCATACTTCTCCGCCGTCCAGCCGGGGCCCAGGGCGTCAGACAGCCATGGAATCAAGGAGTCGGCGCCCAGGTTGCGCTGAACCACCAGGTAGGCCAGGCCCTGGGGCTTCAGCCTGGGCAGGTAGGTCATCAGCAGGTCGTGCAGGGCCGCCTTGCCCACCCGGATGGGCGGATTGGACCAGATCAGGTCGAAGCGCAGATTGTCCGGCACCTGTTCCGGGGTCAGGGTATGCACCCTGTCAAGGTTCTGGGATCGGGCGTTGCGGGCGGTCAGATCCAGGGCTCGCAGGTTGGTGTCTACAGCGTAGACGTTGGCCTTGGGCGACTGTATGGCCATGTTCAGGGCGATGGGACCCCAGCCGCAGCCCAGGTCCAGAAAATCGCCTTCGGACGGGGGTTGGGGGACGCGTTTGAGCAGGACCGAAGTGCCCAGGTCAAGCCTGCCTGACGAGAAGACCCCGTGGGAGACCTCCACCTGGCAGGTGCGGCCGGCCAGCTCCACCTGGATGGTCCGCCGCTGGTCGGGGGAGGCCGGACGGGCTACGAAGTACTGTTCGCCTCCGTCCTTCCCGGTCCTGGAGGATTGCCCCCGGCTGCTGCCATGGTCCCTGTGCGTCATGTCCATCCTGTCCGTCTTTGAAATCTGCCCGTCCCTCGGGCATCCGCTGATGTCTGCTAAGAAGATGATAATAAAGACTGTGTCATGATTCCGCCTACACCGGATTCGTTCCCTAGTCCATAGATCAATGCAGAGGTGCCTTTGACCCAAGAAAAACCGACCCAAGAACATGGTTCAGCAGTTGTCGATGCCCACCAGGACCCGCTCGCCCACAAGTCCGAGGTGCTGACCGGCAGCGAGGGGCAGGTCGGGCAGGACCAGGATCAGGAGTGGCAGGAGCGCAGCCGGCGCAATGCCTTCCGCCATGTCGAGGGACTGGGCG includes:
- the hrpA gene encoding ATP-dependent RNA helicase HrpA, with translation MRFEYPAELPISAAKEDIVHAVQSSQVVIVSGQTGSGKTTQIPKILLEMGRGDHGRQIVHTQPRRIAARTVAERIASETGTRLGDQIGYQVRFTDKSSRSTRLRVVTDGILLAQIQGDPQLRAYDTIIIDEAHERSLNIDFLLGYLTALLPKRPDLKLIITSATIDSVKFRNHFAKALHTQVPVLEVSGRTYPVQTLYEPAGSAPALMRHVPGFDSEKEGPDREEPDMPQAVARACAELVIHSTHVDGPRDILVFAAGERDIREYETALRRHFGPRTSDMRRPDALEIIPLFARLSAKEQHRVFERHGHQRIVIATNVAETSLTVPGIRYVVDPGLARISRYSKSAKVQRLPIEPISQASADQRAGRCGRVADGIAIRLYAKDDYDTRPKFTDPEILRTSLGSVILHMLSVGVAHTAEDVTDFGFIDPPDTRAVSDGLRELTELQAISRRQGLIRLTNLGRRLARIPIDIRLGRMILQAGQDATPDTLAAVLVVVAFLSLQDPRERPEEKREEADRIHARYEDPSSDFLTALNIWNRFFPQDKEPSNGALRKACKQEYMAFLRMRQWHDLYRQLAQMCRGLHMKVGSPVPVKGPDQALLALPIGQQAAHALVCSWDDQGIHRSMLAGLLSSLGMQVIHEPKASDFAGLHGAARAKAMKRARRQAKNDYQGARGTHFAIFPGSALSKANPPWIMAAELVETSRLWARCCAAINPAWAEPLAKSLTRTTYAEPHWSASRGAAVATSKVLLYGLPIVRDRTVQWARINPGQARDMLIRQGLVQGDVRERFPHDGFIQANRQVLSEAGERTSRTRQVTGAVTEEDLYDFYQERIPQEATSLAALGSWWRRHHDADPHLLDFDPDKVERLNDQSASYRPGDYPDHWHTLGTDGRPMDLPLTYRYQPGEPDDGITVHIPLHCLNQLTPGQFSWTVPGLLDDLITATIKSLPKALRVQFVPAPDAARTIRAWIDGHYPLLPGADPDSAEQATYGSADQQSASGDETGAEAIPAEGWPDFEQAFTAAAIDTVGAQLHPEVFTQDRLERLPDYLRPTFQVEEKRRHGHPKVLGRSKSLTDLQRDLAGQARQSARSRVDSQASKAARQGQVVKSADLLHQSGATTKPREELIWQAALGKLHLPAQRISSRWLSRETLMLASAPYPDTSALAEDLQMAAVKRLIPHTEAITDDRSLQEAVAGVSQVYEDTVYQVAKDVVAILETSAQVDKAVSGPADLPLLSVLQWIRQHAGGLVAKGFIGADPPYALPRLRTYLKADLMRLNKARRDKDRDVRWAWQAQTAQDLVDQAAKAAQALPAGPGRDQAMDRARRGRWMMEEYFVSIWAQELGTAIPVSLQRIRKVLEGKP
- a CDS encoding class I SAM-dependent methyltransferase, with translation MTHRDHGSSRGQSSRTGKDGGEQYFVARPASPDQRRTIQVELAGRTCQVEVSHGVFSSGRLDLGTSVLLKRVPQPPSEGDFLDLGCGWGPIALNMAIQSPKANVYAVDTNLRALDLTARNARSQNLDRVHTLTPEQVPDNLRFDLIWSNPPIRVGKAALHDLLMTYLPRLKPQGLAYLVVQRNLGADSLIPWLSDALGPGWTAEKYASSKGYRIIEVGRA
- a CDS encoding hemagglutinin → MSTKPSGRSRRGSTKRGRMTLRRAQTLGAALMAIVLVVALCILAVRFVSYRLMVGRVIRHQEELSQEYVFNPGKIITDHRFHDTVDMNADDVQDFLNKHEASCSGSTCLRSLQMDVPDRPGDGLCDAYKGGKRQSAAQIIDGAARSCGISQKVLLTMLQKEQHLVATNQSPTQVQLKSAMGLSCPDDADCDTRYAGFFNQVYGAAHRFRYYQAHRDQYSYQTKALNDVRFSPDASCGSGKVYIENDATALLYIYTPYQPNEAALQAGDGEGDRCSSYGNRNFVIIYNNWFGRSDQ
- the glnA gene encoding type I glutamate--ammonia ligase, whose amino-acid sequence is MDKQEEFALRTVEERDVRFIRLWFTDVLGTLKSVAIAPTELEVAFEEGLGFDGSAIEGMTRVSEDDMIVKPDPSTFQILPWRGGPQGTARIFCDVLTPDGEPSSGDPRHVLKRALAKAKEKGFIFYTHPEIEFYLFENQEDWSQTPTPIDEGGYFDHVPRSPGMDFRRACVNMLEQMGISVEYSHHEAGPGQNEIDLRYADALTTSDNIMTFRTVVKEISLERGIYASFMPKPFTDQPGSGMHTHLSLFEGDTNAFYEVGQEFNMSQTARQFAAGILAHAAEICAVTDQYVNSYKRLWGGAEAPSYVCWGHNNRSALLRIPQYKPGKGNSARMEFRGLDPGANPYLAYSVLLAAGLDGIEQKMTLCEPTSDDVWELTDAERQAMGIEPLPDSLDAALKVMEKSDFVAQVLGEQTFEYFLRNKHREWAGYSRQVTPYELAYYLPRL